In a genomic window of Phyllostomus discolor isolate MPI-MPIP mPhyDis1 chromosome 5, mPhyDis1.pri.v3, whole genome shotgun sequence:
- the LOC114497505 gene encoding 28S ribosomal protein S24, mitochondrial has product MAASMCSRGLGPWVLSRSHALPCAWRALHVSAACAKNRAARVRVGKGDKPVTYEEAHAPHHIAHRKGWLSLHTGNLDGQDHAAERTVEDVFLRKFVLGTFPGCLADQLVLKRRANQVEVCALVLRQLPAHKLYFLVGYSEALLSHFYKCPVRMHLQTVPSKVVYKYI; this is encoded by the exons ATGGCGGCCTCCATGTGCAGCCGAGGGCTCGGGCCGTGG GTGCTTTCCCGGAGCCACGCGCTGCCGTGTGCCTGGCGCGCCCTGCACGTCTCCGCCGCGTGCGCCAAG AATCGGGCGGCCCGGGTCCGAGTGGGCAAAGGGGACAAACCGGTGACCTACGAGGAAGCGCACGCTCCTCATCACATCGCCCACCGCAAAGGCTGGCTGTCGCTGCACACAG GGAACCTGGACGGGCAGGACCACGCCGCAGAGCGCACGGTGGAGGACGTTTTTCTTCGCAAGTTCGTGCTGGGCACCTTCCCCGGCTGCCTGGCCGACCAGCTCGTCCTGAAGCGCCGGGCCAACCAGGTGGAGGTCTGCGCGCTGGTCCTGAGGCAGCTGCCGGCGCACAAGCTCTACTTCCTCGTGGGCTACAGCGAGGCCCTGCTGTCCCACTTCTACAAGTGCCCCGTGCGCATGCACCTGCAGACGGTGCCCTCCAAGGTCGTGTACAAGTACATCTAG